The DNA window AAGTAAATTAAACATACAATATAGCATTATGAAAATGAAGAATAGAAAGGAGAAAAAACTGAATATACATATCCTGGTTGGGCCAAAGACCACTAGTAAATTCACTATATTAGCAATCAATTgttatgaatttatgatttcTCGAGAATTGTTGGATTTGGAGTACATCGAAATGTACATAAAATTTGAATAGCTCAAAGGTATACCGATGTGACAATAAAATTGTTATATGCTTATGTAATTTTTTGCTCGTGATATTATCGGTCCTCTATTGGACATTCAAAATAGTGCAAACTGCCATCTTATATGGTGATTAATATTTTACTACAGATTTTGTAATAACAATGTTAAGTACACTTATTTGTATGACAAAATATTCTATACATAGAAACAGATCTAGAAAATGAAACTCGTGAGATCAAATATTGTGATAAAGGCCGCCAACAACGTTGGAAGGCAAAGTGGTTCAACGACAGTGTCTTACAGTGGATGGCAGACGAAGAACGAAAGTGAACCTCAACCCTAAAGGAAAAGATCACCATGAAATCGATACAAAAGGTTGCGCAATTTTTGGCACAGTAGGATTGATCGACCACCGatcccacctggatccgccactgactATTCGTACATCGTACATGTTGTAGCTAATGctaattatttgaaaataattagGTGGAAGATATCAATAGCCCTTTAACTTGCATATTAGTTCAAACTTTCATGACTATAATTATTCATCAGCTCATGTGGATACAAACTAGAGTTTGGATATACACATAGCTAAACCTTTGTACAAAATTATTCCAATCAGTTAAAACTAATTAAACCACATAACAAAGTAATTAACCACTTATTAACCAACGTGACAAAGTGTGCACTTAACCAACCCATTCTCATTACAATCGGGGCACCTCGCACGTGCCCCGTTCGCCACATTAACCCTCCTGCTCCCGTTGCACGTGCCACACAGCAGGAAGGTCATACCCCCGCATGCCCCACAGGGGCGTGCGGAGGGGGCCAAAGGTATACCTTGCAGCATAGCCCGCAACATCCCGTTATCGTGCAGCCCAACAACCTCGTCCGCCCCTCCCACGTATTTCCCCCTAACGAAGAGCCTCGGGGGGACCACCCTGCCTCCTAGGATCCCCCAGAGCTCCTCGCGATACTCCATGTGCATCGACACGTCCCTCTCCGAATACACAACCCTAAAACTCCCCAAGAGGACCTTGATCGTCTTGCAATCCTCGAAGGTCTTCCTGATCCCCCTTAGGCTCGTGGTGTAGAGCACCACCGAGGAATCCGATGCTTCTTGCTTCGGACGTGGTTGCTCGTCTTCGTGTTGTGGCATGGTTGGCGAGACTGAGGCTTGGTTTGTCCAAGTAGGGGAGGTGTTGGAGATTTTCTTGAGTTTTCTTAGCATGATTTTCATTGTTTTGGTTTAGGATTTGATGACTAAGTGAAGAGGGGATGGATGTAGAGGGATGAGACTAGTTGATTGTGGAGGAGTGATGAAGTATATATTTCATATTGGGAGAAAGTGTTGTATGTTTTTGTCCAACTTGTTATGTGCCACAGCTATGGCCTAAGAGTGGCCTACTTGTGGTGATGAGCTTGTGTTTAAAGGCTAGCTAGGTACATGAGTGATGAGTTGTATGTACCCTCCTAACATTTTACGAGGGCTAAGTATAATCTCATTCATTGAAGCGTACCTGACACATGAAAGAGAGACCAACTATAGCTTAAGGGTGACCTAGCTAGTTCTTGGTGAGCTTGTGGTTAAAGGCTAAGTACATGAGTTCTATGTACCATGCTAGCattttttagatctagtttttgcTACTAGTGTTATATACTATGATGCCTACTTGCTAGCATTTGGCTCGAGCATGGTACCAACTCTGATATCATGTTAGATTTTACAAGGCTAGGTACGATCTTATTCATTGATTCATATCTGATACGTGAACGAGAAGATGCTCTATTTTTTACTTCACATTTTCGATATGGGACAACTACATGCCTTTTGTTAGTACATTTTTATAGTTTAATTGCACGAAAGCAAGGTCACATAGAAATAGAGATACAATCCAAAATGGAGCGAATGGAAATAATTCTTTTTGTGGTTTATAGGTTATGGCACAGAAGAAGAAAGTAGAAGATATACAAGATAATTTGGAATATTCTGAGGAagtcgtctccctctttcttgcTTGATTGTTGGAAAGTAAAACAATTTTTTATcacttttcaaaaaaatttaatcatgtATTTAAAAGATGGATTGTTGCAAGAAACCCTTTTCGATAAAACTGCACGCCAATCAGAAAGCTCCACGTGGATGATCGAAGGGCGTAGGGGTAATTTCGATCAATAGGGTGGTGGGGATGAAGTGAAGGGGAGACAAGGAGTGCCATAGTTGATAATTGAAGCACAAAGGGAGAGCAAAAGCAACCTTCTTTTTCTCAATTCAAATTTTCGACTTTGTGGGTATAAAGCAACTATGATTGAAGCTTTTTTGGTACAAGGCCATGAGGCATGTCCACCAATTTTCAACCCTTCCAACTAACTAACatatacaaatatacattttgCAAGTCCAATCACAATCACCAATCAATAACAATGGCGGATGATCTTAGGGGCTAGAGTCGGAGGCCGACCCCTCTAGGCTGTCGGGAGGCCCTGATTTTCTCCTTAGGGTTGGCCGGAAATGTCATGGTCGGCCCCgattaacataatttttttgtgatttctatgtgtatatatgtgtggtGAGTTGCATAGAACAAAAagaattaagatagagagaccTAATATGTTCATCTCTTTATTACTGCATATTTTGGTcttgaaattagggttttataaattgaaatattgGGTAtggttatattttaaataaatggtTACACTGAAGCTATTTACTTATTAGTTGCCCTAATTCAAAAAATTTAGGATTTTGGCTAATTAAAGGGGTCTCTAGATTAATCGAATTATATTCAATAGATTCTGATAATCTGTTAAATTCATACGTGCACTTTTGATTTCACtgattagatatatattttgGATTTGAATTTATAGAATGATAGACCATCAAATTATTcgaatttatttcaaaataatacTGTAACACATAAGTTAAGACTACCTTATTATAGGATAtgaaccaaaatgaaaaacaagCTACGCGAAGTGACTTGATGGAATACTTGTTCAAGTATCGTTAATATTCCccccgtcccactcaagatgaccacattcttgagtgacacgagattttaggaagaaCTGTTaggtgaaataaagtaaaaaggaaaaaggtagcTAAATATGCTAATGAGGAGAAGGAGAGATGatgttatttccaaaattggaaagtggcTATCTTGATagggacaaataaaaaagaaaaaggtggTCATCTTAAATGGGACAGAGGGTCTTGCTTTGGGTTAGTAGAATTATGATTAAACCCGAAACTTGTAATTTACTTATTGCTTGAGTAATCAACGTTTAATTGGGTTCACGCGTCGATGGATAGTAGCACAATTGAACTCGAGAGGATTCCctataaataaaaatgtcatGCTAAATTTCGTAACACATATTTACCACCCTTcaattaaactaaaatttaCTCCTAGCCTGATGTTCAGATTCAACTACCATTTGTGTAGTATTAAATCTGACTTTCGTAGCCTTCTAACGATACAAGCCACACCTCCAATCTAATTCATAAATATAGATGAAATGAGTTGTTACAAATGTGTCGTGATCTAAATATGTAGTAAAACATTTAAATGTCTTCTCTATGGATAGTTCACTGCCAATTTAAAAAGGGGAGAATtgaaattaaacaattaagacAATTAGTACTTTTTCTGAATAATTGTTTTCTTCTGTTATATTGCAAGGGAAGTTATTCAGAAATTATAAGTGAGAAAGCAAAAGAAAATGGATGAACGATGCTAGACTAATTATACAGACtgttaattaattagtactacttCATTTAGATTTCAGACCATAATTGTGATCATTATGATTTATGACCAAAAGAACAAACTCTATGAAGCTTTCCGTTATGACCTAGGATTCTGTAAATCACACTTTACAGgtacaaaataaacaaataaatcattaaataaataaatagataagcATGATGTTTATTTGATTGAAGACAAACTTGACCTACTAAATTGATTGATGATAATCTTTCACCAACAGATACATCAAACGCCCAACGTTAATTTCGAAATGCCATaatgtttgattttttattaatactatatacatatattgtttttataaaatagtatACAATGGTTTTAGTTAATTTTCCACGTACTAATGTCAATGTGATGATTGGAATGTTGATGTGGAAAATATGACAGTTTTTCGATACATAAAAAAGCTCTAATCATCTCGGTGAGCAATGATCAGATTCACAATAAACTCCAAGCCACGACAAAGTGAAACAGAAAGTAGaatcaaaacaaaatttgaAGATTTAGAGTCATTACTCTTTTGGTTTGAGCATTTCTTGTTATAAAAGAtatgaagtactccctccgtctacaAATAGGAgttccatttttccattttagtccgtccgtgaataggagtctcggtttacttttaccataaatggtaataaggTCACACCTTCAACTAACTCACTCCacccacatttcatttaaaactaatatatacaaatgggacccttattccactaacttttttccacccacttttcttaatatttcttaaaactcgtgccgtcaaggaatgagactcctaatggcggatgaAGTAAATAAAATCGGAAAATAAATAGAAGACATATTAGAATATTTGAATAGTTATGCACCTGATTCCAACATATCTTGAAAAAAATACTTTTGCTTACTATAAGTGTAACGTATCTATTTACAATCAACACATTTAATTTGACTTGTCACACCACTTACAATCAACACATTTAATTTGACTTGTCATACCACTTGAAATTACTATACTATACAATTTCTTATGATCGAAAATTTGAGCATATATCTTCTATTTCCATTTTGACAAATAAGACTCTTGCAAACTCCTCAAGAGTCAAGAAATTATTTGACAAGATTTCATATTCTCAAGAAAATAATTCCAACCTAATATAGTTATCGCTTAGTATCAATCTACTCCCGCTGTTcatgaaatgttgtccacttttgtCATTTCGATCTTCTCAATTTCCATTAACTTtctacactcacattctattataaactAAGAGTAGTGGAGTATATAAATGTGGAAcctacatttcactaattttttccactcacttttcttcacatttcatAAAACGCACACCGAGTCACGAAATATGGACAACatttcgcggacggagggagtataagaatTGGACCTTAACCCTAGCAtactgtcacgcccgcattttctaaggatagaaaacacggttgatcgcgactaggggagggttaaagaagcggggaagaaaggggaaatcaacacaactcaaccatagcccgaaacaaatgggaatagctcgaataaaatcagagtatctcaacaatcaacaactcaaaagaaacaatatttagcgatacaagaactcaaaagaaagacaactacttagcggaagcatttcgagagaaggaatatgccacgtgtgaagacatgacacattctaaacacttaatttcttcaacggtcttgctcaacacccaccgcacccgtcacgctcaacctgcaatttttaaaagaaaagcagggctgagtacttgatgcactcagtggactcatgccgaaaacattttataaaaagtatttatcatgccaccattgagtgacctcgggttttaactttgaaaatgcccgagacactaaaatcatttccattgtaaaattcggttgatcaaccattttcccatagctatctaccatatctgatccattgatgacaaggaatgtggccacatcccaagtcactagaccggccgacccaaaagacggctcacgatctccataggtgtacactagcctgaatagggactcactccctagacagacccgaattcgattatccattgatggcaaaagccacatcagataggttccatagaataaaacaaaacacggcatgacaaatattcatatcattttcacataaaaatatactttgggcattgcccttatttaaaaagaaagcccacctcgttcgtttaatttttatgattccTTACTTCGACTTCAAATTGATTCGCGGAGAATTCCCTTCCTTAAGTCCATGCTTCCCGTCTTTCAATTATTGCTGAGGCTGCCCAAGCTTGACCCAACAAAATGAATACTCCAGCCCACTTAATTCTTTAACAACTTGGCCCAAATGAAGTATTTGATACAATAgcccaactaaaaaaaatatatcttcCTGAGGCccaatctttttttaaaaaaaaccatAGGCCCAAATCCTTATTTTCTTCCCCCATTGTACACGCCCATCTTCTTCTCTCCCAACctctctctatttctctctctcccgTCTCCATCTATCTCTCGACACCACGTCTCGAATTTCTCCCAACCCGTCGCTCCTCCAACTCCGCCAGCCACCGCTGTCGATTCGTACTCGGCGTCCAGCCACCGCCGCCGTTGCGGTCTGCACAGGGTCGTCGCTGCTTCTCGCCGCCATCACCGTCTGCACAGAGCCATCGGCTGCTGTTCGCCGCTGCTCCGTCTATCTGTCGTCGTCCAGCCGATCTCTCCCTCCATCTCCGGTGCACTCTCTCTCGTCGACAAATTGAACAGTTTCTCCCAAATTTTCCGTCGCTCCGATTTGCCGCCGTCTGTCATCACTGTTGGAGCGGAGGTGACCCAGCCGTCGCGGTTCACGCTGCTGCTGCCGCTGGTTGCCGTAGATGCGGTGTCTCAGCCGCCAGACTCTCCGACCTCGGGTACGTGCCGACGGGAAGTCATCCAGGCACGCCGGCTCTGTTCCTCCGTCATCACTCGACTGCTCGCACAGGCCGACTTGTTCGGCAACCACCGTTTCTCATCGCTTCAGCCTCGAAACAACTCCGAACAACTCTCGAAATTCTTTGTTGCAAAGAGTTGCCGGAAAAATAATTTGGGGAACTCTCGGCTCTCTTCCTATAACTATTTCTTCTCAACTTTGTGGAAGGAAGAAAATACGGCAGAAAGGATGTTGAATTCGCAGTGTGcctcttttgtttgttttggagGAATGAGAAAACTGCATTGTGTGGTTGAAGTAAATATACGGACATATTTTGGTTGGAGATTTTGCTGGGATGTGGGCATGCATCTTTAAACGTGGGAAAAAAAAGGGGTGGGATATGGCTGGGTAGTTAGTTTCAATCAATATTAACTATGATTGATAacgtttatttatatatttttatttatttcatttgtaGATTACGGAGAAGGAAAATCTCTGCAGAATCTTTAAttagaatttaaattaatacagCTTGGTGACTAAGTCAACAGAatcaaatatttaattagattaatttaacttttttttctcttttttttccgggtgttacaatctacccatcttaacaaaaatttcgtcccgaaatttgcttacgtccttcgaatatagaatttctccatcatctcgtcttccaagcagcttcgccatatcgtttaattaacattgtagttgaaagtctcacgctgccacttttaataaattacgcgagattcgactatattaaattaaatcgcgcacttcgcatcatccctccttgtcttgcacgctcttttgcgTTTGGACATTTCGTCTttgctatcttccacttcttgaaatcttcctcgtattctttttgttcttgtcgttcagggaaaacgtaggaaatagtaaaatagttcgcacatcaagcttgctccaACGTTTCGCGCCATTTCAAggaaaagtttcatggtccaccggcctccattcgcactctcgatctccttgcctcgtcgtgccttgacaaattaggggttcaccccaaactttcagattctcgttcgtttttggcactcgggaaagtgatcgattatttcaacttaaaactacggttcgcgcATACACAATCTAGtctacaacataagcactctatgttcgcaacatacttcatcatctcACATCTCAACATCTACCACAATTAACGTCATTTATACCACAAGATAaatacacaacattttcacatctcatagcTAAACACTTTCGCACTTCACATTtgcattcataaaattttgacacaaaggctttcttcaaactctttcacactttcctaaaaTTTCCACAtatcacttttaaagtaaaagttttgactcaaaactaaaatatactttcgcatcaactttcatccatcgtataaaacactccattgaataacgcatcatactttgcacctcataacataaatatcatcatacttccatagctcaattttccaaacgaaaaagttaaaactatttttctcgaaACTCAAAATTTTTTTCGAACAAATCATAAACACagtattttccattgatcaaatctTTTCATAAATGATAAGTCACCCCATTACAAGACATACATCTTTTTATCACTATAGATTTTCATCTTctcacaaaacacacatatactttttttttcaaccatagctcctctatcccattgtaaaacatattttgtattcataaccatagctcttctatcccattgtaacacatactttgttttaataaccatagctcttctatcccattgtaaaacatactcttttttttcataaccatagcttctcatctcctttcctgaaaactttctcataaaaattttcataaaaataaattacctctttcttgattgagcgtggcgaagcgggatgttgagccttcaatacacaattattattttatcttcttttattaattattttagtctagcgaacaagtctagactaagactgaaaaagactctcgggtccagagcggaaagaaaaatggctctgataccactttgtcacgcccgcattttctaaggatagaaaacacggttgatcgcgactaggggagggttaaagaagcggggaagaaaggggaaatcaacacaactcaaccatagcccgaaacaaatgggaatagctcgaataaaatcagagtatctcaacaatcaacaactcaaaagaaacaatatttagcgatacaagaactcaaaagaaagacaactacttagcggaagcatttcgagagaaggaatatgccacgtgtgaagacatgacacattctaaacacttaatttcttcaacggtcttgctcaacacccaccgcacccgtcacgctcaacctgcaatttttaaaagaaaagcagggctgagtacttgatgcactcagtggactcatgccgaaaacattttataaaaagtatttatcatgccaccattgagtgacctcgggttttaactttgaaaatgcccgagacactaaaatcatttccattgtaaaattcggttgatcaaccattttcccatagctatctaccatatctgatccattgatgacaaggaatgtggccacatcccaagtcactagaccggccgacccaaaagacggctcacgatctccataggtgtacactagcctgaatagggactcactccctagacagacccgaattcgattatccattgatggcaaaagccacatcagataggttccatagaataaaacaaaacacggcatgacaaatattcatatcattttcacataaaaatatactttgggcattgcccttatttaaaaagaaagcccacctcgttcgtttaatttTTCTGATTCCTTACTTCGACTTCAAATTGATTCGCGGAGAATTCCCTTCCTTAAGTCCATGCTTCCCGTCTTTCAATTATTGCTGAGGCTGCCCAAGCTTGACCCAACAAAATGAATACTCCAGCCCACTTAATTCTTTAACAACTTGGCCCAAATGAAGTATTTGATACAATAgcccaactaaaaaaaatatatcttcCTGAGGCccaatctttttttaaaaaaaaccatAGGCCCAAATCCTTATTTTCTTCCCCCATTGTACACGCCCATCTTCTTCTCTCCCAACctctctctatttctctctctcccgTCTCCATCTATCTCTCGACACCACGTCTCGAATTTCTCCCAACCCGTCGCTCCTCCAACTCCGCCAGCCACCGCTGTCGATTCGTACTCAGCGTCCAGCCACCGCCGCCGTTGCGGTCTGCACAGGGTCGTCGCTGCTTCTCGCCGCCATCACCGTCTGCACAGAGCCATCGGCTGCTGTTCGCCGCTGCTCCGTCTATCTGTCGTCGTCCAGCCGATCTCTCCCTCCATCTCCGGTGCACTCTCTCTCGTCGACAAATTGAACAGTTTCTCCCAAATTTTCCGTCGCTCCGATTTGCCGCCGTCTGTCATCACTGTTGGAGCGGAGGTGACCCAGCCGTCGCGGTTCACGCTGCTGCTGCCGCTGGTTGCCGTAGATGCGGTGTCTCAGCCGCCAGACTCTCCGACCTCGGGTACGTGCCGACGGGAAGTCATCCAGGCACGCCGGCTCTGTTCCTCCGTCATCACTCGACTGCTCGCACAGGCCGACTTGTTCGGCAACCACCGTTTCTCATCGCTTCAGCCTCGAAACAACTCCGAACAACTCTCGAAATTCTTTGTTGCAAAGAGTTGCCGGAAAAATAATTTGGGGAACTCTCGGCTCTCTCCCTATAACTATTTCTTCTCAACTTTGTGGAAGGAAGAAAATACGGCAGAAAGGATGTTGAATTCGCAGTGTGcctcttttgtttgttttggagGAATGAGAAAACTGCATTGTGTGGTTGAAGTAAATATACGGACATATTTTGGTTGGAGATTTTGCTGGGATGTGGGCATGCATCTTTAAACGTGGGAAAAAAAAGGGGTGGGATATGGCTGGGTAGTTAGTTTCAATCAATATTAACTATGATTGATAacgtttatttatatatttttatttatttcatttgtaGATTACGGAGAAGGAAAATCTCTGCAGAATCTTTAAttagaatttaaattaatacagCTTGGTGACTAAGTCAACAGAatcaaatatttaattagattaatttaacttttttttctcttttttttccggGTGTTACACATACTCCTTGTCGATCGCGTGTTTCGTGATAACTAAAACTCTCCGGCTAGAAAATTCGAACCTCATCCCAAGGCCCGTGATAACTCGtatcatttaaaatttatttttgtttaaagGACTatggaatttgaatttgaatgcTTTGTGGAAACAGATTCTGTGACAGTGAATCTTGAAAGATGAATAATGCATGGTAGCATAAAAGAAGGTTCAATTTGGTGGGTTTTGGTGTAAGGAAAAAAATGCTTAAAGAAAAGGGTGTCTGTCTTAGAAAGATGTTTGGATGGTCATCCTTCAATTGGTATAG is part of the Salvia splendens isolate huo1 chromosome 22, SspV2, whole genome shotgun sequence genome and encodes:
- the LOC121786944 gene encoding uncharacterized protein At5g39865-like; amino-acid sequence: MPQHEDEQPRPKQEASDSSVVLYTTSLRGIRKTFEDCKTIKVLLGSFRVVYSERDVSMHMEYREELWGILGGRVVPPRLFVRGKYVGGADEVVGLHDNGMLRAMLQGIPLAPSARPCGACGGMTFLLCGTCNGSRRVNVANGARARCPDCNENGLVKCTLCHVG